One Bythopirellula goksoeyrii genomic window, CATTCAACCACGAACAGAAAGAATGAGAAAGAGTTACCATGTCGTGTGTTTAACCCATCTCGCTCGTTGTAAGTCGCAATTTCAGGATAGGGTGCGCGCTGATAGGAATTTGCAACCCAATTGGGTGTTTTTGAACTTCTTAGCTGCCAGAGACGAGAAAAATCTGAAAAAATCGCCTTGCGCTAGATACAGGGGGAGGGGCCGCAGCAGTTACAATGAAAGCCAATTCTGCCGGAAACAGTTCCCGGCTGAACTATCTGGAGAATTCCTTATAGATTAGACCAGTTCGTGCAATTTCGGATTGCACGATTGCAGTCACATGGTTTCATGACTATTTAACCGCACCACTGAATTGCAAGGGGGGGACTAATGCATCGAGTACTATTCGCAATTGTGGCAGCTATCGTAGGCGTAATGATTGCCAATTCCGCTGTTGGTCAGGTGGGCCAGTTTCGTACCGTCGCGCTTAGCGACACTCCGGCACCGGGAATTGCCAGCGGGGTGGACTATGACAGTTTCAGCCCCAGTCTCTTCAAACTTAGCGTCAACGATGCGGGGGAGGTGGCGTATGTCGGTGCTCTCAGTGGTATCGGTGTCGACGCTACGAACGATCAAGCCCTCTTCAGCGAGGGGGGAGGCTCGGGGGCGGTTCCACTGGCGCGCCGGGGCGAGCAAACAGCGGGCCTCCCGACTGGTTTGGTGTTTGGCGATCAGATTTCGGAACCGACGGGAACTGTGGAAGTGCTGCTCAACAACGCAGGACAGACGGCCGGTCGACTCGACATCGAGGGTGGGGCTGCAACCATAAACAGGGCCGTCTTTAGCGACGCAGCCGGGGGAGGTCTATTTAAGCTCGCACGATCGAGGGGCACGATCGATGGAAGCGAGACCATTCCGTCAAGTGATTTGCCAAGGTATGTCGACATTGGCCGACTGCAATTCAATGATGCCGGCCGCACCGCCTTCTGGGCGTCGATCAATGGCACTGGCATCAATGGGTCAAACAACCAAATCATCCAGAGTGAAAGCGGCGGCAGCGGGCTCGAGCCGGTGGTTCAGTCTGGCGTTCCGGCGCCGGGAGCTCCCGACGCTCACTTCGCTGGCTTCGGCTCCGTCATTAGCTTGAACAACGTCGGCGATCTGGCTTTTCTGGCCAATCTGACTGGCAGTGGCGTCACGCCGTCGACTGACTGGGCCATCTACTCCGCAAGCGGCCCGGACCTGTCGCTCATAGCACGTGCCGGCGACCAGGCGGCAGACCTGCCGACAGGCGTGGTCTACGGGAGAGCAACCCCCAGCCTCATTTCGATACACCTGAACGATTCCAACCAACTGTCGTTTTCCAGCCGACTAGAGGGAACCGGTGTCCTCCCCGCAAACGACGAGGCCATCTTCCGCGCGACCGGCGGTGCCATCGAACTCATCGTCCGCGAACGCAGCGAGGTCGGCGGCCTCCTCTCGGGGGTGTTCTACGACAGTCTTGGGATCGTGCAAATGAACCATTCTGGCGATGTGGCGTTCAACACTTTTTTGCGAGGGATGAACGTCAATGCCGACAATCACCAGGCGATCTTCCGCACTGCCAGCGGCGGGCCCCCGATGGTTGTCGCCCGCACAGGAGACCAGGCCCCCGGTCTGGCTGATGGAATCGTGTATTCACAATTTACGGGAGGTCACCATATCAACGACGCGGGACAAGTCGCGTTCCCGGCCGTTCTGACGAATGGCAGCGCCTTATTCAACGGCCTGTTCGTGACCGACCCGCAGGGCGAGTTGAGGCTGCTGACCGCTGTCGGCGAGCTATTCGATGTGAGCGACAACCCACTCTTGCCGGACTTGCGCATCGTGTCGGCGTTGAACGCTTTCGATCTGAGCAACGGGCACGTCGCGTTCTGGGCCCACTTCACAGACGGGAGCAGCGGAGTGTTTGTGACGGTCGTCCCCGAACCTGGCAGTGGTGTGCTGCTGTTGCTGGGGGGCTCCCTAGCCAGCAGCGTTCGTCGGCCAAGATACTACTGGTAATGCACTATCGCAGGCTCGCTCTGGCGAACCCTGGGCTACGATATGCAACCGCGTTGCGGTAATACGTTCTACTTGCCCCGTGTCGCCGCTTGGCACAACCAATCTGTTGCTGTAACCGTCCTTGGTTAGAATAGGCCATCCTGGGCCTCCTTGTGGGTGATGGGGTTGTTGATAAACACCATCTACGCAAGAGAGGCCTTTTTTGCCTAGGTCCTTTCTAAGTAACGACTTGCGGAAGATCTAAGTCCCATTCGCTTAATCGACCGCCGCTAGATACGGCTAAGCTGCGCAACCTGCCTCGGAGTTTCACGCTGAACGCAGGAAGCCTAAAACCGAAAGTGCATTGGCTATGCTCTCCGACGAAGGTTAGGAATTCACAGTTTCCACCCTCGGAGGTTCGCTCCTCATGTCGATACGCGATTTTGGGGAGGGAAAAGGAAGACACTAGCATTTTGAGAAACGAACTGAGTCGTCTTTCGTAGACTAGGGCCGAGCAGTTAGGAACTGGAAGCGAGTGATGGAAGTGTGGTCGCGAAGTTAAGTGGTGCTTCTTACCCTGGCGAGCATGCCCCCACAGGTCAGCACGGTCAAGAGTAAGCTGCTTGGTTCCGGGACGTATTTAAACTTGAGCAAGTAGATATCTTGGCTGCCATAACTCGCATTACCAAGTATACCGGGAGTCTGACCTGATAGGTAGACGTTGCCAAGTCCATCGGCAGAAAGCGCATAAAACGAATCGTAGCTACTAGAACCCACTTGTCCACTCCAGATGTGGGTGCCAGTGGAATCGAACTTGGAGACGAAAGTATCGATACTTCCGGCATTGGGTGCCGCTAAGCTGCCTGCGGTATTTCCGCCTACATAGACATTTCCCAAGGCATCGGCAGAGGCACTAAAGACCGCCTCGCTTGCACTCGTGCCAAACTGCTCGGTCCACAGCTCGGTACCGTTGATGTCGAACTTGCTAACGAACCCATCGCCGAATGAGCCAGCGTTCGTTCTAGCCAAATCGCCCTGCGTAGATCCCGCCAAGAAAACGTTGCCCGCACCATCGGCCGAAACACCGTGGCCCAGGTCAGCCTCAGTGGTTCCGAGTTGGCGAGTCCACTGTAAATTCCCAGCTGCGTCGTACATTATTACATAGGCATCGGTGTCACCTGCATTGATCCCCCCAAGATCGCCGAAAGTGTCGCCTGAGACGTAGACATTGCCCAATGCATCTGCGGAGACTCCGTAAGCGTAGTCGCTCTCGCTGCTACCGTATTGTCGGGTCCAAAGCAAGTTACCGGCCGCATCGTACTTGCGGAGAAACGCGTCAAACTTTCCGCTATTTGTTCCATTGAGATCGCCACCGGTGATTCCTGTTGCATAGACGTAGCCCAAGCCGTCGGCATAGACTCCGTAACTGACGTCAGAGGCACTGGTGCCAAATTGCCGTGACCACAGCAGAGAACCGCTCGAATCGAATTTCGACACAAAGGCATCTGCTGAGCCGGCATTGCTCGTCGCCAAATCGCCATCAGTTAATCCCGAAACGTACACGTTTCCGAGTCCATCGGCCGAGGCGGCATAAGCGAAATCTGAATCAGTTGAACCGAATTGAGTAGTCCATAGCTCATTCCCTTGGTCGTCAAAGCGGCTGACGAAGGCGTCACGACTGGTTGAGGTCGTGACTAGGCTTCCATTGGTGAAACCGGCTACGTAGACGCTACCCAAGCCATCAGCCGAGACGCCTAAGCCGCCGTCGGAAGCCGTTGTCCCATACTGTTCTATCCAGTCGAGCGATTCTGTTTGTGCAACTGCAGTAACGCCCAGTGACACGATAAATAAAGTCAGAATTGCTCGAGTACTCATTAGTGGCATCTCGGAATGTTTACGAAAATCACGAACAAGATACAGTATAGTAGAATAATGACTTGTCTGGCTACGGAAAATGAGGGGAAACGGGTTATTCCAAACGCAGTTCGGTAGAAGTATTTTCACCGAGATAGTGGCGTAGTCCGTAGGGTGCGTGCAGCAATGGCGTAACACATCCTGTTTGGGCGATGCAACTGTGACTTCCATTGCGATTCACTCAACCTACACTTGACCTGCGTTGCGAAATGCGTTCGGCTTCATCGTCCGCCGCTTCTATGGAACCGGGTGATACCCTAACCCATGGCAGCAGTTTACGCTCTGACCCATGGGAAACTGTCCCAAATTGTCAACGATCAAAACGGCCAAGCCGCCCGGTCCCTATCGAGACTTTGATCGACCTTCGTCGGATTTCCAATCCGTGGGTCGTGGGTTCGAGCCCCGCCGGGCTCATATTTGTTTGCCTGGAATAATTGAGTTTGCCCCAGTTCGGCCTGATTGGGATCTGTCCTGTTGATGGGCAGCTATTTTTGGAGTCCATTCATCAAAGTGACTCGTTTACTTGCTCGCTCGCGGCGCTATAGGGGTGGTAATCCTGCATGTGAATTCGCCAAGGTCCGTCGATGCGGTATTCGATGCCCCGCCAATTGGTTGCTCGGGTAAACACGGCCCCGGCCAAGGTTAGGGGATAGACTAGCTGGGTCACTGCCATGCTGGCCAGGCATTTGATTGTTCCCCACGGCGTGAGCCAGTTCGTTGTCTCGCCTCGTCTTGCTGCAATCCGACGGACTGCTCGCTCCATCGGCCAGAGGGATGTGATCCACGACAAGCCCACCAACACGATAACTGCTCCCATTGTAGTGGCAATAGGGTAGTTCTGTTGAATGATCGCCACGATAAACAGTATGACCGCAAGCAGTGGAAAGAGAGTGGAAAGAATTCCGTGCAGCAATACCAATGGCCAAGCGGGGTGGTAGAGTTTGGCCGTAATCAACTGACGCGTCGACCAACTCATGAAGCTTGCCAGTGAGATGTTTTCACGATTGATCATCATCAAGCTCGGAACAAAGGCGACGCGGAGTCCAATCTTCTTGAGTTGGGCATGCAGCATGGTGTCTTCGCAAAATGACAGAGCCCATTTGTCTAGGAGATCGCTTTCTCGCAGCACCTTGGTTTTCAAGGCCAACGTTCCTCCCCAGGCGATTTCGTACCAATACATCTGCACGATGGCCGCCGCGTTCCAGGTATAGCGAACCAGCGAACCGATTGAATAGCTATTGGGCATGTACCAACGGTTTCCCGTTGCTGCCCCCACATCGGTCGGCGCGAGGCCGGTGGCCAATTCTCGTAGCCAAGTGGGGTGGGCGATCGTATCGGCATCCAGTTGAGCGACGATTTCACACTCCGGGTCAAGCGACAGCATCACTTGCCGCAGCGAACTGCACTTGAGGCTGCAATGTTCACTTTTCTCTGCGAGGTTCTCCACGCGGATATTGTTGGCACCGGAACCGCGCATAAACCGTTCGACTATCTGATGTGCGGGATCATCGGGAGAGTCGATGACGATCCGCACATCGAATTGAGGGTAATCCTGAGTCGCAAGCCCCTGCAGGCAATCGGTAAGAAATGGATCCGTGCCACGCAGGCAGAGCACAATCGTAGCCGTGGGGGCATCTGAGTCTGCGAGTAAATCGACGGGGGGTTTGCTGAGAGTGCTTACGAAACGCCAGACAAGCAGCGACTGTCCGACGACGAGGCTTACCAGAACGACCGCTATGAAAGTTGCTAATGCGGTCACGATGGATCGAAGTAAAGAGGGATTCGGCAGAGAACGCAACTTATACCGGATTGACACTTAAAGCGTGAAAATTGAGGCCAATTCTTGGCCAGGAGCATGATAGGGGCTTGTATAGTCAGGGGGCCTTGTGCCATATTTCACAATCTTAGTTTTGGAGGCTGGTAAGTGCCAGTCTGGTAACAACTTGAGTTCGTGCTGTCACCCCCCACCGGGCGTGATTTCGGCGGCATTGGCACCGCTGGTTTGAGGAAGAACCATAAGTGGCCCCGTTTCTGTCCCAGTATATATGGACTTGGCTGGCGTACACAATCGCCGGGCTCGTGCATGTCGCGCTGATACTAAACCTCGTGGCGGTTGGTGCGCTCGTTTTTATCTGGTTGGAGCGTAAAATCTCCGGCCGCATCCAAGATCGGCTTGGTCCGACCCGCGTTGGTGGTAAGTTTGGCTGGTTGCAGACACTGGCCGACGGCATTAAGCTGCTGAGCAAGGAAGATCTGGCACCTGGGGGGGCAGATCACTTTCTGTTCAAGATCGCGCCTTATGTGAGCTTTTGTGCGTCGATCGCGGCATTTATCGCCATTCCCTTTGCCGGGGGCGAGTATCCCTGGATCGCTCAGCATTTGAATGTCGGCGTGTTCTTCGTGCTGGCCGTCATGGGGTTGGAAGTTTTTGGTGTGATTCTCGCAGGATATTCGTCCGCTTCTAAATGGTCGCTCTTCGGGGCGATGCGCGAAGCAGCCCAGGTGGTTAGCTTTGAAGTCCCGCTGGGTATGTGCGTGGTGGTGCCGGTGTTGATCGCAGGATCGCTGGATTTAGTTGTCATTGGAGACAGTCAGGCCGGTTGGTTTACTAACTGGATCGTCTTCCACGACCCTTTCACCTTTATTATCTTCTGGGTCTACTGCACCTGTGCCACAGCGAGCGTCAATCGGGCTCCCTTCGATTTGGCCGAGGCGGAAAGTGAATTGGTAGCAGGTTTTCATACGGAATACTCCGGACTCCGCTGGAGCTTTTTCTTCATGGCCGAATACGGCTCAATGTTCGCGGTGGGTCTCTTGGCTTCGATCCTGTTTCTGGGAGGTTGGCATGGTCCGATTCCAGTAACCGATTTCCTTGGAATCGTCTCCGAGAATGGTCCTTTCGTTGGCTACCTTGGCCAACTTATTGGCGCCGTGAATGTCATCGGCAAGGGTGTTATTGCCGTATGCGTGATGATGTGGATTCGCTGGACCCTGCCCCGTTTGCGAATTGATCAGGTGATGGCCACCGGCTTGAAATACTGTACTCCGATTGCCGCAGCAATGTTCCTGGGAGCCACCCTTTGGCAGCTTCAAATGCCTGGCAAGGCTTTCTTTGGGCTAATAGACCTACCAGCGTCGGTCTATGCCATCGGTGATGGTGGATCCGCCGATAAGAAGCAGCCTGAGGACGCCGTGAAGCCTTCAGAAGAGCAAGATCAGATCGCTCAAGCGACTCTAGCTGCCCCTAAACTCACTAGGAAAGGACTCTAGCGATGGATGCGATCTATTGGCCGTCGTTCTTCTTCTTTCTGTTTAGCGGCTTGGCCTGTGCGTTTGCGGTTGCCGTGTTGTTGTCGAGCAATATCGTGCGGATGGCCTTTTATCTGGTGTTATCTCTCGGTGCGACTGCGGGACTGATGTTCCTGGCCGGTGCCGAGTTTGTTGGTGCGATGCAATTGTTGATTTATGTCGGAGGCACGCTCGTGCTGTTGATCTTCGGCGTGATGCTAACTTCACAAGAGCGGTTTGTCGTAATGAAAACTTGGGCCGGCGATTGGGTGAAGGCTTTTCTCGCCGGTGGGGCACTTTTGTTTATTTTGACCTACGCTGCGTTTAGTATCCCTGAATGGCGCGGTATCGAACGTGCCGAAGCCGACGCCATTGTTGCTCAGCCCTCGGTGACACCCATCGCCATGGGGCTCTTGGGGGCTCGCACCGATGATCCGAGTCGTTCTGGATACCTCTTGCCCTTTGAAATCGTCTCGGTTCACTTGCTAGTCGTATTGATCGGAGCAGCTTACTTGGCTCGCGCGAAACGGTCCCGTAGCAACATTGAAAAGATTTGACCAAGAAGATGTTTAATCTACCACTTGCCAATATGCTGACCGAACCCGTGGGGGTCGCCCACTATGTGACCGTAGGGGCCATTCTGTTTATTTGTGGTGCCCTCTGCATGGCCACCAAGCGCAATGCCCTTGGTGTGCTGATGGGAGTTGAACTGGTACTCAACGGGGCCAACCTGAATTTTGTCGCCTTTGGCAGTCAGTATCTTCGCAATGATGCCAATTCACTTGGGCTTGATGGGCAACTGATGGCCCTGTTCGTGATTGTGCTGGCCGCCGCCGAGGCAGCGGTAGCTTTGGCAATCGCCTTGAATTTTTACAACAACCATGACTCGATCGACGTGGATCGCGCCGATCAGCTCCGCGGATAAGTAAACCTCTGAGTATGGATCCTACTACCACATTACCGGTTCTCTTGATGGCCGCCTGGCTTGTGCCGCTGGCGTCCTTCGTGTTGATCGTATTGTTCGGCAAATACATGGGCCCCCGCGGTATTGGGGCGGGCTATCTCTCCGTGCTGGCGATTGTCACGTCGGCCGTTTTCAGCCTGATCGCGATGTTCGGGGTCTGGTTACCCAACCACGACTTCCCAACCGCTCACGAACCGGAACATGGCGACGAAGCGGTCGCTTCAGCGACCGTGGAGCACAGCGATGCGAATGAGCACCACGCTGCCGATGAACATGACACTGCCCACCACGCCAACAACGACCACCCCGACTATTATGCTGGAGACTGGTATTCACTTGGTGAATTCGGTGATCTGAAGCTCACTATCGGTTACTACATCGATTCACTGACCGTAGCCATGTTCTGTATGGTGTCGGTGATTGCTTCCTGCGTGCATATCTATGCCCTGGGCTATATGCATGACGAACTGCACGAGCCGTATGTCGATCACGAGGTAACCCTCTCGAGCGGTGAGCACTTGCGGCGCAAGGGTCGGTTCTACCGCTTCTTCCAATACCTCTCACTGTTCTGCTTTAGCATGTTCGGGATCGTGATCGCGGGCAATGTAGCGATGGTGTTCGTGTTTTGGGAACTGGTCGGCATCTGCTCCTACTTCCTGATTGGCTTCTACATCGAACGACACAGCGCTTCGACTGCTGCGAACAAGGCATTCATCGTTAACCGTGTGGGCGACTTTGGCATGCTCATCGGCATGATGGCCCTTTGGGCCAGTGTGGGGACCTTCGCCTTCGGCGATATGAAGAACGACGCCGGCGAAGTAGAGCAAGGATTATTCAGCCTGCTTCGCCCCGAGGAAAATGAGTACCACCTCGCGCCACCCGCCGGTATGATCGCCGAACAAGAGCGCATGATCGAGGGCGACCCCAACTCAGCCCCAGGCGAGGCCGCATCAGCGGCCGGAGATGAAAAGAGAAACACACAAGGCCAATGGCTTCTGTTCATCGCAGGCGTCGGAATCTTCTGCGGCTGCGTTGGCAAAAGTGCCCAGTTCCCGCTGCATGTCTGGCTCCCCGATGCGATGGAAGGCCCGACCCCAGTATCAGCCCTGGTCCACTCGGCCACGATGGTCGCGGCAGGCGTTTACTTGGTGGGTAGATTTTATCCTTGCTTCTCGCCCGAAGCACTGTTGGTCATCGCTTACATCGGCTGCGTTACTTTGTTTGTAGCTGCAACGATCGCGATCACGGCCACCGACATCAAGCGGGTGCTCGCGTACTCCACCGTGAGCCAGCTCGGCTACATGATGCTCTCACTGGGCCTGGGGGGATGGGTTGCAGGAATGTTCCACTTGATTACTCACGCCTTCTTCAAAGGCCTGTTGTTCATGTGCTCCGGCTCGGTGATACACGCCGTACATACGAATGATATGACTTTCATGGGTGGCTTGCGTAAGAAAATGCCGATCACGGCTTACACGATGCTCATTGGCTGTTTGGCAATTATCGGGGCCGGGTTTCCCTTGTCGTCTTACGGCTTGAGCGGCTACTACTCCAAGGACGCGATCATTGAGCAGGCCTGGAGTTTTGCCAGTGTCAATCCGCAACACGCAATTCTGAAGTGGGCCCCTGTTGGCGGCGCATTTATTACTGCGTTCTACATGTTCCGGCTGTGGTATCTGACTTTTGCCGGGAAGCCGCGCGATGAACATCGCTACGATCACGCTCATGAATCGCCCCGCGTAATGACCGGGCCGCTCGTTGTGTTGGCCTTCTTCGCACTGGGAATTGGCTGGCCCATCTTCCATGTCAACGATTTGCTCGAACAAGGCCGCCCTGTGGGAACGCTTGCCTCCACTCAGGGGGAGTTGCTAACCGGTTTGACGATTCCCAGTGAGCACGACAGCCATGTCCCCATCATCAAGACACCTGCCGGTATTGCTGCGTTCAGCACGGCGGCGGCTGGTGTACTTTTGGCGAGCATCATCTACCTCTGGCGGCTACTGAACCCCGACGAGCTCAAGGAGAGTTTCAAACCTTTGTGGGCTTTCCTGTGGAACAAGTGGTACTTTGACGAACTCTATGATTACTTGTTTGTTAAACCCACACTGTTCATCTCAAACTGCGCTTCGTGGTTTGACCGCAACATTATTGATTCGATCCTGCACACTGCCGCAGCGATTTGCAAAGCTTGCTCGAAAGTCGTCGACGCCTTATTCGATCAAACGGTCGTCGATGGCACGGTAAACACCTTTGCCAGCGGCACCTGGAATCTGGGGCTCTGGCTTCGCAAACTGCAAACAGGCAACCTGCGGCAATATGTGATGTTCATCGTCATCGGAACGGTGGCCCTGTTCGTAACGATCAGCATCGTCCAGGCATATTTTATTCCCACTAGTTGAATTAACCGGGGTCGGGGACGACCCGGCTCACCACTAACCATTAACCACTGACCACTATTATGACCCTCAGCGACCCGAAGGTTTATCTGAGCCTCTTGGTTTTCTTACCCGCCGTGGCGGCTTTGGTGTTGGCCATCCTGCCACGCTTGGCGGACGAATCGTACAAGCTAATCAGCCTGGCGGTGACCATTTTTGTGTTCATCCTGACGCTCGGATTTTTCCGTTCCGGGGCTCCCATCGATTTCGAGAAGGGGGTCGCCGAGATGCAGAATTTGTTCAATGTCGACTGGATTCCTTCTTTCGGCATTCAGTACTTCATGGCGATGGACGGCATCAGCTTCCCGCTGGTCGTACTCACGGCGTTCTTGTCGATTCTAGCTATGGGTGCTAGTTGGCCAATTACAAAGCATGTCAAAGGATATTGCATCCTGTTTCTCCTTTTGGAAACGGGCATGTTGGGCGTGTTCATGGCCCTCGATTTCTTCCTGTTCTATGTGTTCTGGGAGGTGATGCTGCTGCCGATGTACTTCCTCATCGGCGTATGGGGCGGTCCTCGGCGCGAATATGCGGCGATCAAGTTTTTCCTTTACACCTTGGTTGGCAGCGTGTTGATGCTAATCGCAATTCTGATGCTGTACTTCAATAGCGATCTGACGACTCTCGACGCTCAACAACTCGCTGATGCTGGGATTGTATCTGTCGAAAGTGGAGGAGATGTTGCACAGGCATTCTCCAAGTGGAAGTCGAGCGACGCTCCCCTGGCACAAAAATACACCGAGTACATCAAAGAAGCAGATCCCACTCAGCGTAAGCAGTTGCATACATTCAATATCTTGGCTCTCCAACAGATGGGCCAACACACGGATCTGTTCGACGGTGAAGCACTCTGGGGTAAGAGCACCCAATGGTGGGCCTTCTTGCTCTTGTTCATCGGCTTTGTGATCAAGGTCCCCAGTGTGCCACTGCACACTTGGTTGCCCGACGCGCACGTCGAAGCCCCCACGCCGATCTCCATGATCCTGGCCGGCATCCTGTTGAAAATGGGTGGCTACGGTATTATCCGAATCTGTTATCCCATCTGTCCCGATGCGGGCTACGAGATGGCTTACTTCGTCTGTTTTGTCGGCGTGCTGAGTATGGTTTACGGTGCCTTTGCCGCCCTCGCTCAAAAAGACTTTAAGCGGATGGTCGCTTACAGTTCCGTAAGTCACATGGGCTACGTCGTGCTGGGGCTCGGCGTATGGAGTGCCGTCGCGGATACGGGCTACAATCCGGACTACTGGAAGATGGGTGCCAATGGTGCCATGTTCCAGATGATTGCCCACGGCATTAGCTCGGCCGGGATGTTCTTTATGGTCGGTGTCATCTACGACCGCGTGCATCATCGCGATCTCGATAAGTTTGGCGGGCTGTTTGCTAAGATGCCCGTGTATAGTGGGTTGGCCGTTGGCATTTTCTTCGCTGGTTTGGGGCTACCCGGATTGTGTGGCTTTATCGGCGAAGTATTCGTCGTCTTGTCGGTTTGGAAATACAGTTATGCCCTGGCGATTATCTCTGCCGCGGTGGTGATCCTGACCGCCGGGTACATCCTGTGGGCCATTCAAAGGGTCTACCTGGGTGCAGAGTATAAAGGCCCCCATGGCGAAGCCCTCACCCCGATTACGATGCGGGAACTTTCGATCGCCGTACCACTGTTGGTTCTGGCCATCGTTTTTGGAGTCTATCCGACAGCACTTTTGAACTACATGCAGCCCTCAGTAGACATGCAAATAGATCGTTTGGCAGCCTGGACCGAGGAGCACGACAATCGAGCCACTGCCTCCAAGCCACTTGGCGCGGAAGATGGCCAGGTCGCCGACGCTCGCATACGTTAATTGAAATCGCAACGAAATAACCCCATTCAACTTTTTCGAATAGTAGCCAGAAACTGTGCAACCTGTGACCCTCCAACACGTCGTTGATTCGCTAGTCGGCAATACGCTCGAAGGAAGCCTGCCGTTTTTTCGGCCTGAGCTGGCCCTCTGTGTGACGATTGTCCTCTTGCTGTTTGTGCGTATTTTTAAAGGTGGGGAATACATTCCCTCCTTCTTTATCGCGCTACTGGGGTCGATCACCGCGCTTATTTTGGCGTTTCCTGTCGAGGGGATTGAGTCCTGGACGACCATGCCTCGGCA contains:
- a CDS encoding complex I subunit 4 family protein encodes the protein MTLSDPKVYLSLLVFLPAVAALVLAILPRLADESYKLISLAVTIFVFILTLGFFRSGAPIDFEKGVAEMQNLFNVDWIPSFGIQYFMAMDGISFPLVVLTAFLSILAMGASWPITKHVKGYCILFLLLETGMLGVFMALDFFLFYVFWEVMLLPMYFLIGVWGGPRREYAAIKFFLYTLVGSVLMLIAILMLYFNSDLTTLDAQQLADAGIVSVESGGDVAQAFSKWKSSDAPLAQKYTEYIKEADPTQRKQLHTFNILALQQMGQHTDLFDGEALWGKSTQWWAFLLLFIGFVIKVPSVPLHTWLPDAHVEAPTPISMILAGILLKMGGYGIIRICYPICPDAGYEMAYFVCFVGVLSMVYGAFAALAQKDFKRMVAYSSVSHMGYVVLGLGVWSAVADTGYNPDYWKMGANGAMFQMIAHGISSAGMFFMVGVIYDRVHHRDLDKFGGLFAKMPVYSGLAVGIFFAGLGLPGLCGFIGEVFVVLSVWKYSYALAIISAAVVILTAGYILWAIQRVYLGAEYKGPHGEALTPITMRELSIAVPLLVLAIVFGVYPTALLNYMQPSVDMQIDRLAAWTEEHDNRATASKPLGAEDGQVADARIR